From Paraburkholderia sprentiae WSM5005:
CGGCTCGGCGGCAAGATCGAGCCAGCCGGTCGAGTCGAGCGTGTCGAGGCTCGGCTGCGGCGGGTTGGTCGCGCCGATCGGCGGTAGCGCCTGGGTGTGGCGCAGCGTGTTGAAAGGCGCCTGGCCCGGCTCGGTGCCGACCGCCGCATCGCGCGCGGCGCTCATCAGCACGAGCGGATAGCCGAATACGTACGAGTCGGCGACTTCGTCCTTGATCCAGCCGGTGCTTTGTCGTGTCGCAGTGGGGGTCGACGCGCAGCTTGCCAGCAGTGCGAGAGCCGCGAGCGATGCGCAGGTTCGTTGAAGCAAAAACAGTTCTCGGCGATTTTTTATCATTCGTTCAGAGGGCGGAACGTGCAGTCGTATGGGAGATGCCGGTGTGCAGCGCCAGGTGCATGCGCGGTTCTCCCGAAACACTGCGCAGCGATTCCGCCGATTGCGATTCCGACAACATCGCGTTGTATCGTATCCTTGCTAACCAGGCAAGCACAAAGCAGGGAATTGTGGCTGGCAGCGCGACCCGCCGACTTGCCGATTCGCCCCACTGTTTCGTCGTCCTGCGTTCGGAGCGCTTCAATGTACATGCCCGCCCATTTCGAAGAGAACCGTCCAGAGGTTCTTCACCGTCTGATCGCCGAGCAGCCGTTCGGCGCGCTGATTACGAACGGCCCCACCGGGCTCGATGCGAATCATTTGCCGTTCGAGGCGCAGACGGACGCGATGGATTCGTCACATCTGGTGCTGCGCGCGCACGTCGCGCGCGCGAACCCGGTCTGGCAGGAAGCCGCGACCCATCCCGAAGCGCTCGTGATCTTCCAGGGGCCGACCGCGTATATTTCGCCGACCTGGTACCCGAGCAAACACGAAACGCACAAGCAGGTGCCGACGTACAACTATATGGTCGTGCATGCGCATGGCAGGATGGTGGTGCGTGACGATGAATCGTTCGTGCGCGGCCTCGTCGCGCGGCTCACGCGCAAGATGGAAGCCGGCGAGCCGGTGCCCTGGAAGATGAGCGACGCGCCGGCCGACTATATCGCGCAGATGCTCGGCGCGATCGTCGGTATCGAGATCGAGGTGACGCGGCTCGTCGGTAAATGGAAGCTCGGCCAAAACAAGGCGGCAGAAGACCGGCGCGGCGCGGCGCAAACGCTGCTCGCGCGCGATAGCGATCAACAGAAGGCGGTGGGACAGGCAATGCTCGACGCGCCGCCGGCATTTTGACGGCGGCCGCATAATCCGGCCTTGACCTTCCCGTCATGGGAAGGTCGATACTGGATTGGCAATGCGGCCCAATGCCGCCACGAGCCTTGCCTGCCATGACCGGACTTGCCAACCCGCAGCGCCCCGCCGGCGCTTCCTCTTCCTCCTCGCCCACGCGCATCGTCGAACTCGAGATCGGCGGGATGACTTGCGCGTCGTGCGCAAGCCGCGTCGAAAAAGCGCTGACAAAGCTGCCAGGGGTGGCGCGCGCGACGGTGAATCTCGCGACCGAGCGCGCCCGCGTGGAAGGCGACGCGACGCTCGAGTCTCAGCAACTGGCCGATGCCGTGCGCAAAGCCGGATACGAAGCGACGCCGGTCGCGAACGCCGATATGGGCGCGCACACCGCGACGCAAACCGCGACACGCGCCACCACGTCGGGAACCACTGAACTGGAGATCGGCGGCATGACCTGCGCCGCCTGCGCGTTGCGCGTCGAGAAAGCGCTCGCGAAGGTGCCTGGCGTCGCGCGCGCGTCGGTCAATCTAGCGACCGAAACCGCCACCGTGCATCCGCAAAGCGCCGCATCCGCCGATGCCAGCGCGCTGATCGCCGCCGTCAGGCAAGCCGGCTACGAAGCGACGCTGAGCGCGCCGCCCGCTCCCGTCGCCCCAGCCGATACGACCTCACCCACCACCGCGAGCGTCGAGCGCAAGCGGATTCAAACCCGCCGCGAGCTTGCAAGCGTCGTCGCGTCCGCGCTGCTGACGGTGCCGCTCGTCGCACCGATGTTCGGCGAATGGTTCGGCCTTCACGCGACGCTGCCGCCGTGGCCGCAGTTCGTGCTCGCGTCGATCGTGCAGTTCGTGTTCGGCGCGCGCTTCTATCGCGCCGCCTACCGCGCGGTGCGCGCTGGCGCGGGCAACATGGATCTGCTGGTCGCGCTCGGCACATCGGCGGCGTATGGCATGAGCGTCTACGAACTCGCGATGCATCCGGGCGACACGATGCATCTGTACTTCGAGGCATCGGCGGTCGTGATCACGCTGGTGCGCTTCGGCAAATGGCTCGAGGCGCGCGCGAAGCGCCAGACCACCGACGCGATCCGCGCGCTCAACGCGCTGCGCCCCGAGCGCGCGCGCATCCGCGACGGCGCCGTCGAACGCGAGGTGCCGCTGGCGCAGGTGCGGGTCGGCACCGTGGTGATCGTGCGGCCGGGCGAGCGCGTGCCGGTCGACGGCGCGGTGTTCGAAGGCCGCACGCATATCGACGAAGCGCTGATCACGGGCGAAAGCCTGCCGGTGCCGAAGCAGGCCGGCGACGCCGTCACGGCCGGCTCGATCAACGGCGAAGGCGCGCTCGTGGTGACGACCACCGCGATCGGCGCGGAGACGACGCTCGCGCGCATCATCCGGCTGGTCGAAAGCGCGCAGGCCGAGAAGGCGCCGATCCAGCGGCTCGTCGACCGCGTCAGCGAAGTCTTCGTGCCCGCGATTCTGGCGATCGCCGCGCTGACGTTGATCGGCTGGCTGCTCGCCGGCGCGGGCGGCGAAACCGCCATCCTGAACGCCGTCGCGGTGCTGGTGATCGCCTGCCCGTGCGCGCTCGGACTCGCGACGCCTGCCGCGATCATGGCCGGCACCGGCGTCGCTGCGCGCCACGGCGTGCTGATCAAGGACGCGCAAGCGCTGGAAATCGCGCATCGCGTGTCGATCGTCGCGTTCGACAAAACCGGCACGCTGACGCTCGGCCAGCCATCCGTCACGGCGTTCGAGCCGGTCGGCGAAATGAGCCGCGACGAAGCGCTCGCGCTCGCGGCGGCGGTGCAGCGGCATAGCGATCATCCGTTGGCGCGGGCGGTGGTGCGCGCGTACGAGGCTCAGTTCGGGCAAATTGCCGGCGCTGACAAGGGCGGGCTCAGCGCCACCGCCGCTCGCGCCGTCGCCGGCCGGGGCGTCGAAGCCGACGTCGACGGCCGCACGCTCGCGCTCGGCAGCACGCGCTGGCTGCGCGAGCTCGACATCGCGCTGCCGAGCGCGCTCACCGACCGCGCGCACCAACTGCAAACGGCCGGCAACACGGTGTCTTGGCTGATGACGCGCGCGCCTCGCGCTCCCGAAGCGCTCGCGCTGATCGCGTTCGGCGACACGGTGAAGCCGAGCGCGCGCGCGGCCGTCGCGCGGCTCGCGCAGATGGGCGTGCGCAGCGTGCTCCTGACAGGCGACAACCGCGGCAGTGCGGCGAGCGTCGCGTGGGCGCTCGGCATCGACGAGTTCCACGCCGACGTGCTGCCCGACGACAAGGCCCGGGTGATCCGCGACCTGAAGATGCGCCACGCCGGTATCGTCGCGATGGCGGGCGACGGCATCAACGACGCGCCCGCGCTCGCCGCCGCCGACATCGGCATCGCGATGGCGACCGGCACCGACGTCGCCATGCACGCCGCCGGCATCACGCTGATGCGCGGCGACCCGGCGCTCGTCGCCGACGCGATCGACATCTCGCGCAGAACCTGGCGCAAGATCCAGCAGAACCTGTTCTGGGCGTTCGTATACAACCTGATCGGCATCCCGCTGGCTGCGTTCGGCTTGCTGAATCCAATGCTCGCGGGCGCGGCGATGGCGTTTTCGAGCGTCAGCGTCGTCACGAATGCGCTGCTGCTGCGGACGTGGCGAAACGCGTGAAACGCGTCCGGCCGCGCCGTCGATCAGGCACGCTGAGCATCGCTAGAAGACCTTCTCGCATTCGCGCGTATTAAAGGCCCCGTCTCGCAAGCCGTAAACCAGTGAATCGATGCCGTTTCCGGCCGCATCACGCGCATCGCCTGTCCCTTTTACGCGCTTGCCCATGAACTTTCTCTTGTTGCGCCGCGCCAGCGTCGGCGCACGGCTTGCCGTGCTCTCCTGCGTGCTGGTCGCGCTGATTTTCTCCGCCTTCGCGTGGGCGCTCGCGCGCGCCGCCGGCGAGCAGGTGCGCGATCAGGTACTCGAACGCATCACCGAGAAAGACCGCTCGATCACGGCGATGATCGCGCTATTCGACAAGGCGCTGTCGGCTGAAGTCGATCGGTCGATGGCGCTATTCGCGAGCTTCCTGCCCACCGATTTCTCGCTCGACGAGATACAAAAAGTCGACATCGGCGGCACCGCGGCGCCGACTTTCAAGGCCGGCGGCAAGGTGCTGAACCTCGACTTCACGATTCCCGACCAGTTCCTCGAGCGCAGCGGCGCCGTCGCGACCATTTTTGCGCGCAACGGCGATGACTTCGTGCGCGTGACCACGTCGCTGAAGAAGCAGGACGGCACTCGCGCGGTCGGCACGCTGCTCGACCGCAAGGGACCGGCGTATGCGCCGCTGCTCGGGAACCGCTCCTACACCGGCCTCGCCACGCTGTTCGGCAAGCGCATGATCACGCAGTACCGGCCGATCGCCGACGCGAGCGGCCGCGTGATCGGCGCGCTGTTCGTCGGTGTCGACGTGGACAAGGAGATCCAGTCGGTCGAGGACGGCATCCGCGCGCTGAAGATCGGCGCGAGCGGCTACTACTTCGTGCTCGACGCGTCGGGCGGCGCAGAGCGCGGCAAGCTGCTCGTGCATCCGGCCGCCTCGGGCCAGAAAGCCGACGACGCGAACGCGCCCTATCAACGCATGCTCGATATGAAGCAGGGTGAGCTCGACTACCGCTCGGCCGACGCGACGCTCGGCGAGAGCGACGCGCGCGACAAGTTCGTGTCGTTCGTCACGGTGCCGCAGTGGCAGTGGCTCGTCGGCGGCGTCGCGCCGCGCGACGAAGTGATGGCTGAAGTCGTACGCACCCGCAACGCGTTCCTGCTGCTCGGCTTGGCGCTCGCCGGCCTGTTCGCGATCGTGTTCCTCGTCGCGGTGCGGCGGCTCGTCAGCCGTCCGCTCGACGAAGCCGCGCGCGCGTCCGAGCGTCTCGCCGCGGGCGATCTGAGCGTGCGCGTCACGCAGCACGGCCGCGCGCGTGCCGACGAGATCGGCCGCCTGATGCTGGCGATCGACGGCATCGGCGAGGGGCTCGCGCGCATCGTCGCGCAGGTGCGCAACGCGTCGGCCGACATGTCAGCGGGCACCGAGAAAATCGCCGCCGGCAGCGGCAACATCGCGATGCGCATCGCGACGCAGGCGAGCAGCCTCGAGGAAACCGCAGCGAGCATGGAGCAGATCACGTCGACCGTGCAGCAGAACGCCGATCACGCGACCGAGGCGAACACGCTCGTCACGCATGCCGCCGACGCCGCGCTCGAAGGCGGCCGCGCGGTCGAGCGCGTGGTGTCGACGATGGGCGAGATCGGCCGTTCGTCGCAGAAGATCGCCGAGATCACCACGGTGATCGAGGGCATCGCCTTCCAGACCAACATTCTTGCGTTGAACGCGGCCGTCGAAGCGGCGCGCGCGGGCGAGCACGGCAAGGGTTTCGCGGTCGTCGCGACGGAAGTGCGCGCGCTCGCGCAGCGCAGCGCGGTGGCGGTGAAGGAAATCGAGGGGGTGATCGCGGCGTCGAGCGCGAACGTCGACAGCGGTTTTCGCATCGCCGAAGAAGCGAGCGCGACGATGCAGGGAATCGTCACGCAGGTCGGCCAGATCCGGGCAATCATGAGCGAGATCAACGTCGCGTCACGCGAGCAATCGGGCGGCATCGAGCAGGTCAATCTGGCGGTCACGCAGATCGGCGAGGCGACGCAGCAGAATGCGACGATCGTCGGCGACGCTGAAGCCGCGGCGGCCGAATTGCGCGAACAGGCTGCGCGGCTCGCGCAGCTGGTCAGCGTGTTCAGGCTCGAAGGCGAGCGCGGGTGACGGATCTGCCTGGAAGCGAACGGCGCTGCAACCGGCGCGGTGGAGCGCCAGTTGCAAGCATCGAGCAGCGGTACAGCTAATCCGTGAAGCTAATGCGCGGCGGGTTCAGGCCGTCGGCCGGAACATCTGAAACATCTCGCCGATCTGCGCATAGTCGGCGCGATAACCCGCGCGCATGATCGGCTGCGCGGCGTGCGTGTCGAACAGGCCGTCCTTCAGATACGCGTCGTCGATATGCACGCCGACCACCTGGCCGAGCGACAAATAGTTGTCCATCGGCTGGCCGTCGACGTCGTGCAGACGCACGATTTGCAGCAGTTTGCATTCGAGCGCGGCCGGCGATTCGGCCACGTGCGGCACCGCGACATTGCGGCCCGGTGCGGGTGTGAGCCCGGCCAGCGCGAACTCGTCGACGTGCGGCGCAACCGGCGCCGACGAACGGTTCATCTGCTCGGCAAGCGGCCGGGTGGCGAGATTCCACACGAATTCCCCGGTCGCCTCGATGTTGGCGAGGCTGTCCTTGCGGCCCTCGCTGCTAAAACCGATGATCGGCGGAAAGGTCGCGAACGCGCCGAAAAAGCTGTACGGCGCCAGGTTGAGCGCGCCTTCGGGATCGCGCGATGAAATCCAGCCGATCAGCCGCGGCGCGACGATCGCCTTGAAAGGATCGTGCGGCAGGCCGTGACCGGCGGCGGGGTCGTAGAAGTAGTGGGACATGATGGTCTCGGGGTTCGCTGATGATTCGTGCGACAGTTAGCGCGAAAGCAGCGCAGAAGCAGGCAAGGAACGGCTATTCATACCGCACTAGCCGCGCCCGATCACGCGCTTGCGTCCTGCCTTGACCCGCGCTATGCGCGCTTCGTCCCAGTCATGAAACCCGGCCCCGCTGCGCACCCCGACACGCCCCGCGTCGACCTGCGCACGCAGCAGATCGATGACGTCTTCGTCCTTTGCGAGTTGCGGCATCAGATGCGACGCGATATCGACGAACGTGTCGAGTCCCCCCATATCGGCGCCCTCGAACGGTCCGACGATGCCCCAGCGGCGCCCAAGCGAAGCCTTCATCACCCGATCGACGACCTCGGGCGTCGCCGCGCCCGAACGGACGATGTGCAACGCCTCGCGCAGCACCGCGAACTGCAGCCGATTCCCGACGAAGCCCGGAATCGCCTTTGCGAGCACGACCGGTTCCATGCCGATCGCGCTCATCAGTCCGGCGGTTTGCTGCACGACTTCGGGCGCCGTCGCGCTGCCGGGTACGATCTCGACGAGCGGAATCATGTGCGGCGGGTTCCAGAAATGCGCGATCACGAAACGTTCTTTCGCGCGCAGCGGTGTGGCGAGCTGATCGGGCGGAAAGCCGCTCGTGTTGCTTGCGAGGATCGCGTCGTCGGCGAGCAGCCCGGCCAGCTTTGCGTAAAGTCGATGCTTGAGTTCGAGCACTTCCGGAATCGCTTCGACCACGAAGCGCGCCCGCGCGATCGCGTCGAGTTGCGCATGCGTTTCGATGCGCGCAAGCGCCGCCTGTCTGGCAGCATGATCGATCCGGCCCGCGTCGATTAGCTCGTCGAGCACGGCTTCCGCTTTCGGCGCGACGCTCGCGAGCCGCGCCGGATCGACGTCGTGCACGATCGTCCGGTACCCATGCAACGCGGCCTGCGTCGCAATGCCGACGCCCATCAGCCCCGTGCCCACCACCCCTATCGCTACATCCTGCGTCGTCGTGTTCACACGCGCTCCCGCTGCCGTCGATGAAAGCTCCGAAGCATAGCGCAGCACGCGCAATGCCAGGGTGGACTTGCACCGCCCAGATGCGACGAAGCCGGCCTTCCCGCGGAGGGAAGACCGGCTTCGTGGACTCGCGCCGCGCGGGACGGCGACGTCAGGCGCGCATTAGTAGCGCGGCGGCGGGCGGTGATCGTCGCGATCGTCGCGGCCGTCGCCGCGGTGGTGCGGATCGTAGTCATGCGGATGGTGGCGCATCCAGTCATCGTGTTGCCAGTAGCGGTGGCCGTCCCAATAACGATCGCCGTGCCAGCCGATGTTGATGGATACGCCCACCGGCATCATATGCGGTTGACCGTACACGACCGGCGCCGTGTGGTCTTCGACGATCACGCGGTCTTGCGCGAATGCGCTACCGGCCGCGACGAATGCGCCGCCCGCGAGCAGCGTTGCGATAAGCGAGCGAGATGTGTTGCCCAAGGTTTTCATATTGACCTCCCGTCAAAGTTTTATTCAAGGCCGGCGTCCGCGTTTGCTGGGTCATACGATTGGCTTGGTTCGCTTCGTTAGTGACCTGAACCGGACGCCGTACGCTTGAGAGCCACTTTAGCGGGCTGAACCGCTCGGAGACGTGACCACTTGTAAGCGCGCATTTCATAGGTGGGGAGTGATGACGGAAACCCGATTTCGCTTCTGAGCCTCCTTCAGCAAGGCTCAACGGGGCGACGCTTTTCTTCGACTCGCTGCATCGGCCTGAAGGCTGGTTACATTCATTTCGGGCCCGAAATATTTCGCAAGCGTTGTGCCTCGGGAGTGTCGAGCGCTGACATTGCCGCTCTGGCAGCGGAGATGGCGTGCGTCGCATGGCAGCGTCTCCAAAACAAAAGCCACCATTCGCATTCGCGAATAGTGGCTCAATGGAACGCACATCGAGGTGCGTGCCTTGGCGCGTTGTCCCGCGCTCACGGCAGTGCGGCTGGTATCAGTCGGTCAGCTTGATGCCGAACAGCGTGGCCTGCGCGCGGCGCACACGCTCCGCTTCACGGGCACGCGCTGCGTACGAATAGTCCGAATCCAGCGGCAGATGGGGCGACGCAAAGAGGTCGCTGACCTTTTGGAACAGTGCAA
This genomic window contains:
- a CDS encoding FMN-binding negative transcriptional regulator, which codes for MYMPAHFEENRPEVLHRLIAEQPFGALITNGPTGLDANHLPFEAQTDAMDSSHLVLRAHVARANPVWQEAATHPEALVIFQGPTAYISPTWYPSKHETHKQVPTYNYMVVHAHGRMVVRDDESFVRGLVARLTRKMEAGEPVPWKMSDAPADYIAQMLGAIVGIEIEVTRLVGKWKLGQNKAAEDRRGAAQTLLARDSDQQKAVGQAMLDAPPAF
- a CDS encoding heavy metal translocating P-type ATPase, with translation MTGLANPQRPAGASSSSSPTRIVELEIGGMTCASCASRVEKALTKLPGVARATVNLATERARVEGDATLESQQLADAVRKAGYEATPVANADMGAHTATQTATRATTSGTTELEIGGMTCAACALRVEKALAKVPGVARASVNLATETATVHPQSAASADASALIAAVRQAGYEATLSAPPAPVAPADTTSPTTASVERKRIQTRRELASVVASALLTVPLVAPMFGEWFGLHATLPPWPQFVLASIVQFVFGARFYRAAYRAVRAGAGNMDLLVALGTSAAYGMSVYELAMHPGDTMHLYFEASAVVITLVRFGKWLEARAKRQTTDAIRALNALRPERARIRDGAVEREVPLAQVRVGTVVIVRPGERVPVDGAVFEGRTHIDEALITGESLPVPKQAGDAVTAGSINGEGALVVTTTAIGAETTLARIIRLVESAQAEKAPIQRLVDRVSEVFVPAILAIAALTLIGWLLAGAGGETAILNAVAVLVIACPCALGLATPAAIMAGTGVAARHGVLIKDAQALEIAHRVSIVAFDKTGTLTLGQPSVTAFEPVGEMSRDEALALAAAVQRHSDHPLARAVVRAYEAQFGQIAGADKGGLSATAARAVAGRGVEADVDGRTLALGSTRWLRELDIALPSALTDRAHQLQTAGNTVSWLMTRAPRAPEALALIAFGDTVKPSARAAVARLAQMGVRSVLLTGDNRGSAASVAWALGIDEFHADVLPDDKARVIRDLKMRHAGIVAMAGDGINDAPALAAADIGIAMATGTDVAMHAAGITLMRGDPALVADAIDISRRTWRKIQQNLFWAFVYNLIGIPLAAFGLLNPMLAGAAMAFSSVSVVTNALLLRTWRNA
- a CDS encoding methyl-accepting chemotaxis protein → MNFLLLRRASVGARLAVLSCVLVALIFSAFAWALARAAGEQVRDQVLERITEKDRSITAMIALFDKALSAEVDRSMALFASFLPTDFSLDEIQKVDIGGTAAPTFKAGGKVLNLDFTIPDQFLERSGAVATIFARNGDDFVRVTTSLKKQDGTRAVGTLLDRKGPAYAPLLGNRSYTGLATLFGKRMITQYRPIADASGRVIGALFVGVDVDKEIQSVEDGIRALKIGASGYYFVLDASGGAERGKLLVHPAASGQKADDANAPYQRMLDMKQGELDYRSADATLGESDARDKFVSFVTVPQWQWLVGGVAPRDEVMAEVVRTRNAFLLLGLALAGLFAIVFLVAVRRLVSRPLDEAARASERLAAGDLSVRVTQHGRARADEIGRLMLAIDGIGEGLARIVAQVRNASADMSAGTEKIAAGSGNIAMRIATQASSLEETAASMEQITSTVQQNADHATEANTLVTHAADAALEGGRAVERVVSTMGEIGRSSQKIAEITTVIEGIAFQTNILALNAAVEAARAGEHGKGFAVVATEVRALAQRSAVAVKEIEGVIAASSANVDSGFRIAEEASATMQGIVTQVGQIRAIMSEINVASREQSGGIEQVNLAVTQIGEATQQNATIVGDAEAAAAELREQAARLAQLVSVFRLEGERG
- a CDS encoding flavin reductase family protein, yielding MSHYFYDPAAGHGLPHDPFKAIVAPRLIGWISSRDPEGALNLAPYSFFGAFATFPPIIGFSSEGRKDSLANIEATGEFVWNLATRPLAEQMNRSSAPVAPHVDEFALAGLTPAPGRNVAVPHVAESPAALECKLLQIVRLHDVDGQPMDNYLSLGQVVGVHIDDAYLKDGLFDTHAAQPIMRAGYRADYAQIGEMFQMFRPTA
- a CDS encoding 3-hydroxyacyl-CoA dehydrogenase family protein codes for the protein MGVGIATQAALHGYRTIVHDVDPARLASVAPKAEAVLDELIDAGRIDHAARQAALARIETHAQLDAIARARFVVEAIPEVLELKHRLYAKLAGLLADDAILASNTSGFPPDQLATPLRAKERFVIAHFWNPPHMIPLVEIVPGSATAPEVVQQTAGLMSAIGMEPVVLAKAIPGFVGNRLQFAVLREALHIVRSGAATPEVVDRVMKASLGRRWGIVGPFEGADMGGLDTFVDIASHLMPQLAKDEDVIDLLRAQVDAGRVGVRSGAGFHDWDEARIARVKAGRKRVIGRG